Proteins from one Bombus affinis isolate iyBomAffi1 chromosome 1, iyBomAffi1.2, whole genome shotgun sequence genomic window:
- the LOC126922544 gene encoding uncharacterized protein LOC126922544 isoform X3: protein MVEVLERQAREPTGPIKAPRTYPGPGSPANRVLARVHSQPRRRLRLSYVLFHHDFLISRLFALLTDCYSPRQQAKAGEAAQLASNLLSVEDIGRADLFGLQRRLEIEVEARGAASAVVGGGYEHAERSNFERGGGVSDRLRIEKRCCEQNKVTRGEDKWWWEKVVPQKRAVVSAGLENRAEPRKGSLGRSETGERNVAKRRHGRPCGQQSMDEINGHCPQGEEASRFGLCRCRRFRCSGLCDYWQQRPDAQSSRITRWIFHAD, encoded by the coding sequence ATGGTGGAGGTGCTGGAGAGGCAGGCTAGGGAGCCTACGGGGCCGATCAAGGCACCTCGCACCTACCCAGGGCCTGGCAGCCCTGCGAACCGCGTCCTCGCTAGAGTGCACTCGCAACCGCGTCGGCGGCTGCGTCTCTCCTACGTTCTTTTCCACCATGATTTCTTAATTTCAAGGCTGTTCGCTCTTCTTACCGATTGTTATTCGCCGCGGCAGCAGGCCAAAGCAGGCGAAGCGGCGCAGCTTGCTTCCAATTTGCTATCCGTCGAGGACATTGGTCGCGCGGACCTCTTCGGCCTGCAGAGGAGGCTGGAGATCGAGGTCGAGGCGCGTGGCGCCGCGAGTGCAGTTGTCGGCGGCGGATACGAGCACGCGGAACGCTCGAATTTTGAACGCGGCGGTGGCGTATCGGATCGGCTACGGATCGAGAAAAGGTGCTGCGAGCAGAACAAGGTGACAAGGGGGGAGGATAAGTGGTGGTGGGAAAAAGTGGTGCCGCAGAAGAGAGCAGTGGTTTCGGCCGGGCTAGAGAATCGTGCGGAGCCCAGAAAGGGCTCCTTAGGAAGGAGCGAGACTGGCGAGCGCAATGTGGCAAAGCGGCGGCATGGGCGCCCATGCGGCCAACAATCCATGGATGAAATTAATGGGCATTGTCCACAAGGAGAGGAGGCATCACGATTCGGGCTCTGCCGCTGCCGCCGCTTCCGGTGTTCAGGGCTCTGCGACTACTGGCAGCAACGACCGGACGCTCAATCA
- the LOC126922544 gene encoding uncharacterized protein LOC126922544 isoform X2, producing MVEVLERQAREPTGPIKAPRTYPGPGSPANRVLARVHSQPRRRLRLSYVLFHHDFLISRLFALLTDCYSPRQQAKAGEAAQLASNLLSVEDIGRADLFGLQRRLEIEVEARGAASAVVGGGYEHAERSNFERGGGVSDRLRIEKRCCEQNKVTRGEDKWWWEKVVPQKRAVVSAGLENRAEPRKGSLGRSETGERNVAKRRHGRPCGQQSMDEINGHCPQGEEASRFGLCRCRRFRCSGLCDYWQQRPDAQSDIGRRLDQERIVRGKQRNRKK from the coding sequence ATGGTGGAGGTGCTGGAGAGGCAGGCTAGGGAGCCTACGGGGCCGATCAAGGCACCTCGCACCTACCCAGGGCCTGGCAGCCCTGCGAACCGCGTCCTCGCTAGAGTGCACTCGCAACCGCGTCGGCGGCTGCGTCTCTCCTACGTTCTTTTCCACCATGATTTCTTAATTTCAAGGCTGTTCGCTCTTCTTACCGATTGTTATTCGCCGCGGCAGCAGGCCAAAGCAGGCGAAGCGGCGCAGCTTGCTTCCAATTTGCTATCCGTCGAGGACATTGGTCGCGCGGACCTCTTCGGCCTGCAGAGGAGGCTGGAGATCGAGGTCGAGGCGCGTGGCGCCGCGAGTGCAGTTGTCGGCGGCGGATACGAGCACGCGGAACGCTCGAATTTTGAACGCGGCGGTGGCGTATCGGATCGGCTACGGATCGAGAAAAGGTGCTGCGAGCAGAACAAGGTGACAAGGGGGGAGGATAAGTGGTGGTGGGAAAAAGTGGTGCCGCAGAAGAGAGCAGTGGTTTCGGCCGGGCTAGAGAATCGTGCGGAGCCCAGAAAGGGCTCCTTAGGAAGGAGCGAGACTGGCGAGCGCAATGTGGCAAAGCGGCGGCATGGGCGCCCATGCGGCCAACAATCCATGGATGAAATTAATGGGCATTGTCCACAAGGAGAGGAGGCATCACGATTCGGGCTCTGCCGCTGCCGCCGCTTCCGGTGTTCAGGGCTCTGCGACTACTGGCAGCAACGACCGGACGCTCAATCA
- the LOC126922526 gene encoding LOW QUALITY PROTEIN: U1 small nuclear ribonucleoprotein 70 kDa-like (The sequence of the model RefSeq protein was modified relative to this genomic sequence to represent the inferred CDS: inserted 1 base in 1 codon) — translation MTQFLPPNLLALFAPRDPIPYLPPVSKLPHEKKNGGYIGVGGFLKYFEEPKDTPPPVRVETREERLERRRRERAEQVAYKLEQEIAVWDPAGIPNVTADPFKTLFVARINYDTSESKLRREFEVYGPVKKIVVIHNTINGKPRGYAFIEYEHERDMHSWWPLPATSAVHYSMQXSLNLPDMIAAYKHADGKKIDGRRVLVDVERARTVKGWLPRRLGGGLGGTRRGGPDVNIKHSGREDNERERERYRLERERENSGRLDRDRDRDRLDRERRRSRDRKRRTRSRSRDRKRRRSRDRLPDPDIEEIQRDERPRDRRDRDRDRDRDRDRKRRRSRSNERDRDRDRKRDKRDRDRERRDRKDRGDRQDEDTKEIRIKEEPLDDYPDYSNTFSTSGSYFTAVKYEDDNDQEVEEKYRIPEGRPDPPPYNNYDSVQDY, via the exons ATGACGCAATTTCTCCCTCCAAATTTGTTAGCACTTTTTGCTCCGCGTGATCCAATACCTTATTTACCACCGGTTAGCAAACTCCCGCATGAGAAGAAAAATGGAGGCTATATCGGCGTTGGAggttttcttaaatatttcgaG GAACCCAAAGATACACCACCACCAGTACGCGTGGAAACGAGGGAAGAACGCCTCGAACGCAGAAGAAGAGAACGCGCCGAGCAAGTGGCGTATAAATTAGAACAAGAAATCGCTGTATGGGATCCTGCTGGTATTCCCAATGTAACAGCAGATCCTTTTAAAACTCTTTTCGTAGCTCGGATA AACTATGATACTTCAGAATCCAAACTTAGAAGAGAATTTGAAGTATATGGTCCAGTAAAAAAG atagtGGTAATTCATAATACAATAAATGGCAAACCTAGGGGATATGCGTTCATTGAATATGAGCACGAAAGAGATATGCACT CGTGGTGGCCGCTGCCGGCAACTAGTGCCGTTCACTATTCCATGC AATCCCTGAACCTGCCTGATATGATAG CTGCTTATAAGCATGCGGATGGTAAGAAAATAGATGGTCGCAGAGTGTTGGTGGATGTCGAACGTGCCAGAACCGTGAAAGGGTGGCTTCCTCGAAGGCTGGGTGGTGGACTTGGAGGAACGCGAAGAGGTGGTCCAGACGTAAATATTAAGCACTCTGGTCGGGAAGACAATGAAAGAGAGCGAGAACGGTATCGTTTGGAACGAGAGAGGGAGAATTCTGGACGCCTTGATAGAGACAG AGATCGCGATCGCTTGGATAGAGAACGTAGAAGGTCTCGCGACCGTAAAAGAAGGACAAGAAGTAGATCGCGCGATCGAAAACGTAGGCGTAGTCGTGATCGCTTACCTGATCCGGATATTGAAGAGATTCAAAGAGACGAACGGCCACGCGACAGGAGAGATCGTGATCGTGATCGTGATCGTGATCGAGATCGTAAGAGAAGACGTTCCAGGAGTAACGAACGCGATCGCGATAGGGACCGTAAGAGGGACAAGCGTGATCGTGATCGTGAACGTAGAGATAGAAAAGATCGGGGTGATCGTCAGGATGAAGATACGAAAGAAATCCGAATCAAAGAGGAACCTCTGGATG ATTACCCTGACTACAGTAACACTTTTTCAACGTCTGGATCATACTTTACCGCTGTAAAATACGAAGATGATAATGACCAAGAAGTAGAAGAGAAATACAGAATTCCTGAAGGTCGTCCAGATCCCCCTCCCTACAATAACTATGATTCCGTACAAGACTATTGA